From Cyclopterus lumpus isolate fCycLum1 chromosome 4, fCycLum1.pri, whole genome shotgun sequence, a single genomic window includes:
- the srd5a3 gene encoding polyprenol reductase, producing the protein MNFPDVFWSFLASCFFAAFCAHKLSTHLPRRHVTGRAHVLFQDLIRYGKTKQRVQRESCVRAFDVPKRWFWHFYAISVVWNGLLLGLYLNATFQHQSYPSWLTGLLDILTDAPASQVPQLSTLLLLVLLCVHSLRRLLECLLVSVFSDGALNLMQYAFGVFYYVALGLTVLCSDRLGRGTGPLLSQLHWSHVAGGTLFIGASVMQHQSTVLLAGLRTGKSGAVETLAHAVPKGGWFELVSCPHYLAELLIYVSLSLVVGGLSLTWWLVVLYVLFNQALAAQLCHDLYVSKYESYPRHRKAFIPFVL; encoded by the exons ATGAACTTCCCGGACGTCTTCTGGTCGTTCCTGGCTTCGTGTTTCTTCGCCGCTTTCTGCGCGCACAAACTGTCGACGCACCTGCCGAGGAGACACGTCACGGGGCGCGCGCACGTTTTATTTCAGGACCTCATTCGTTACGGAAAAACCAAACAGCGCGTGCAACGGGAATCCTGCGTGCGCGCGTTCGACGTCCCGAAGAG GTGGTTCTGGCACTTCTACGCGATCTCAGTAGTCTGGAACGGTCTTCTTCTGGGTTTGTACCTGAACGCCACATTTCAACATCAGTCGTACCCGTCATGGCTGACTGGATTATTAGACATTCTGACGGATGCACCAGCCAGTCAag TCCCGCAGCTGTCGACCCTGCTGTTGCTGGTGCTGCTGTGCGTCCACTCCCTCCGGAGGCTGCTGGAGTGCCTGCTGGTCAGCGTCTTCTCTGACGGAGCCCTTAATTTGATGCAGTACGCGTTCGGCGTGTTCTACTACGTCGCCCTGGGCCTGACGGTGCTCTGCTCCGACCGTCTGGGAAGAG GGACTGGACCCCTCCTCTCTCAGCTGCACTGGTCTCATGTGGCCGGAGGCACACTTTTCATCGGGGCCTCCGTGATGCAGCACCAGTCCACGGTCCTGCTGGCCGGGCTTCGCACGGGGAAGTCGG GAGCGGTGGAGACGCTGGCCCACGCGGTGCCAAAGGGCGGCTGGTTCGAGCTGGTGTCCTGCCCGCACTACCTGGCCGAGCTGTTGATCTACGTGTCCCTGAGTCTGGTGGTCGGAGGCCTGTCGCTCACCTGGTGGCTCGTGGTCCTGTACGTGCTGTTCAACCAGGCGCTGGCAGCGCAGCTGTGCCACGACCTCTACGTCAGCAAGTACGAGTCGTACCCGAGGCACAGGAAAGCCTTCATACCGTTTGTGCTGTGA
- the tmem165 gene encoding transmembrane protein 165 isoform X1: MMRLALAGGDRRADRSVTRVFFLLAAAASLLSVGAVPEEHNPAQEQPQQEKASSPHPIGPVVSEDVPSGKGELGFIHAFVASISVIIVSELGDKTFFIAAIMAMRYNRLTVLTGAMLALGLMTCLSVLFGYATTIIPRIYTYYVSTALFAIFGVRMLREGLRMSPDEGQEELEEVQAEIKKKDEEFQRSKLANGGPDVEAGSGTAAPQGKWHGFISPIFVQALTLTFLAEWGDRSQLTTIILAAREDPLGVAVGGTLGHCLCTGLAVIGGRMIAQKISVRTVTIIGGIVFLAFAFSALFIKPDAGF, encoded by the exons ATGATGCGTCTCGCGCTCGCCGGAGGAGACCGACGGGCTGATAGAAGCGTGACGCGAGTCTTCTTTCtgctcgccgccgccgcctcgtTGTTGTCGGTCGGTGCCGTTCCGGAGGAGCACAACCCGGCGCAGGAGCAGCCCCAACAGGAG AAAGCCTCGAGTCCCCACCCGATAGGCCCGGTGGTTTCTGAAGATGTCCCGTCCGGCAAAGGAGAGCTGGGTTTCATCCACGCCTTCGTGGCCTCCATCTCCGTCATCATCGTCTCGGAGTTGGGGGACAAGACGTTTTTCATCGCGGCCATCATGGCCATGCGTTACAACCGCCTCACCGTGCTGACGGGCGCCATGCTGGCTCTGGGACTCATGACGTGTCTTTCTG TGCTGTTTGGCTATGCCACCACCATCATACCAAGAATCTACACCTACTACGTGTCCACCGCTCTGTTTGCCATCTTCGGCGTGCGCATGCTGAGGGAGGGGCTGAGGATGAGTCCGGATGAAggccaggaggagctggaggaggtgcaggCAGAGATCaagaagaaggacgaggag TTCCAGCGCTCCAAGCTGGCCAACGGGGGTCCGGACGTGGAGGCCGGGTCCGGGACCGCCGCCCCTCAGGGGAAGTGGCACGGCTTCATCTCGCCCATCTTCGTCCAGGCGCTCACCCTCACCTTCCTGGCGGAGTGGGGCGACCGCTCGCAGCTGACCACCATCATCCTGGCCGCCCGGGAG GATCCGCTCGGAGTCGCCGTGGGAGGAACGCTCGGCCACTGTTTGTGCACCGGGCTGGCCGTGATCGGGGGGAGGATGATCGCCCAGAAGATATCCGTCAGAACCG TCACGATCATCGGAGGGATCGTTTTCCTGGCCTTCGCCTTCTCCGCCCTCTTCATCAAGCCGGACGCCGGATTCTAA
- the tmem165 gene encoding transmembrane protein 165 isoform X2 codes for MMRLALAGGDRRADRSVTRVFFLLAAAASLLSVGAVPEEHNPAQEQPQQEKASSPHPIGPVVSEDVPSGKGELGFIHAFVASISVIIVSELGDKTFFIAAIMAMRYNRLTVLTGAMLALGLMTCLSVLFGYATTIIPRIYTYYVSTALFAIFGVRMLREGLRMSPDEGQEELEEVQAEIKKKDEEDPLGVAVGGTLGHCLCTGLAVIGGRMIAQKISVRTVTIIGGIVFLAFAFSALFIKPDAGF; via the exons ATGATGCGTCTCGCGCTCGCCGGAGGAGACCGACGGGCTGATAGAAGCGTGACGCGAGTCTTCTTTCtgctcgccgccgccgcctcgtTGTTGTCGGTCGGTGCCGTTCCGGAGGAGCACAACCCGGCGCAGGAGCAGCCCCAACAGGAG AAAGCCTCGAGTCCCCACCCGATAGGCCCGGTGGTTTCTGAAGATGTCCCGTCCGGCAAAGGAGAGCTGGGTTTCATCCACGCCTTCGTGGCCTCCATCTCCGTCATCATCGTCTCGGAGTTGGGGGACAAGACGTTTTTCATCGCGGCCATCATGGCCATGCGTTACAACCGCCTCACCGTGCTGACGGGCGCCATGCTGGCTCTGGGACTCATGACGTGTCTTTCTG TGCTGTTTGGCTATGCCACCACCATCATACCAAGAATCTACACCTACTACGTGTCCACCGCTCTGTTTGCCATCTTCGGCGTGCGCATGCTGAGGGAGGGGCTGAGGATGAGTCCGGATGAAggccaggaggagctggaggaggtgcaggCAGAGATCaagaagaaggacgaggag GATCCGCTCGGAGTCGCCGTGGGAGGAACGCTCGGCCACTGTTTGTGCACCGGGCTGGCCGTGATCGGGGGGAGGATGATCGCCCAGAAGATATCCGTCAGAACCG TCACGATCATCGGAGGGATCGTTTTCCTGGCCTTCGCCTTCTCCGCCCTCTTCATCAAGCCGGACGCCGGATTCTAA